Genomic segment of Pseudomonas iranensis:
TCTCAACCGGTTTGCCCGGGGCGATCTTGTGCGCGGCGGCCACGGCTTCGGCGATGCCACCACTGGCGGCGATGTGGTTTTCCTTGATCAGGAAGGCGTCGTAAAGACCGATGCGATGGTTGTGGCAGCCGCCGCAGGTTACGGCGTATTTCTGTGCCAGACGCAGGCCGGGCAGGGTTTTGCGGGTGTCGAGCAACTTGACCTGCGTCTCGCCGACGAAGTCTGCCAGGTACTGCGCGCGCGTCGCCACGCCGGACAGCAACTGCAGGAAGTTCAATGCGCTGCGTTCACCGGTCAGCAGTGAGCGCGCCGGGCCTTCCAGATGAAACAGCGGCTGATTGGCTTTGACCCGCTGGCCGTCGACCACTTGCCAATGCACCGCTACACGCGGATCGAGCTGGCGAAACACCGCATCGACCCATGCGGTGCCGCAGATGACGGCGTCGTCACGGGTGATGATGGTGGCTTTGGCCAGGCGTTCGGCCGGGATCAGTTGCGCGGTGATGTCGCCGCTGCCGACGTCTTCGAGCAACGCGCGGCGCACGTTGTTTTCGATTTCGGC
This window contains:
- the nadC gene encoding carboxylating nicotinate-nucleotide diphosphorylase, which codes for MPNLRLADLTAEIENNVRRALLEDVGSGDITAQLIPAERLAKATIITRDDAVICGTAWVDAVFRQLDPRVAVHWQVVDGQRVKANQPLFHLEGPARSLLTGERSALNFLQLLSGVATRAQYLADFVGETQVKLLDTRKTLPGLRLAQKYAVTCGGCHNHRIGLYDAFLIKENHIAASGGIAEAVAAAHKIAPGKPVEIEVESLEELKQALEAGADIIMLDELSLDDMREAVRLTAGKAKLEASGGINESTLLPIAETGVDYISIGAMTKDVKAVDLSMRLSL